TACATCACTATCTGATTCGTGGCTTGACCCTAACAGAGCAGACATTTTTACCTGCTCTGCTGCTAATTCTTCTGTTGAAGAGGCAGGATGTTCTCCTCTCTGATACTCCTCTGACTCTGTGGATGACAGTAAATCCTCAGTAACATGCTCACCAGACCTGGTCAACTCATCTGATTTCTTGCCTCTCCGCTTCCTAGAAAGCTTCTTCAAACCAGCCCCATATAAGAGCTTCCTGAGTGGACTTCCTTGGTTTTTAGCTTTCTCTTGTGAGCTAAGAAGTTCAGCTTCATTTGAGATAACTGTGTGGAATCCCAAAGAAGGAGACTGCTCTTCTTGGACGGGACTTCCTTGGCTTTTAGCTTTCTCTTGCGAGTCAAGATGTTTGGCTTCATTTGTTTCAGCTTCATTTGAGGTAACTGTCAGTAATACCTCAGGAGCTGGCTCCTCTTCAGGAACATGTTCTGTGACTGTGACGAATCCCCATGAATGAAACTGTCCTTCAAGACTTTCCTGGCTTTTAGCTTTCTCTTGAGAGCTAAGTTTGTCTTCATTTGTTTCAGCTTCATTTGTTAAAACTGTTACAAATCCCAAAGAAGGAGATTGCTCTTCAAGAATATCCTGGACTGAACTTCCTTGACTTTTAGCTTCCTCTTGAAAGCTAAGAAGTTCAGCTCTATTTGAGATAATTGTCTGTAATTCCTCAGTAGCTAGCTGCTCTTCAAGGACATCCTCTCTGTTGTCACTAGTTTTAGGGACATTACTCATCATCAGTTCAGGGACATTGGATGTCTCAGCCATCAGGAATCTGTTCCTGTCTCTTGAACTTCATTCTCATTTTGTTTCCCCTCAATGACCGGTATTGTCTCAACATCTGGACTGATCTCGTCTTTTGTTTGTTCTTGCTCAAGACCAGCTTCCTCTGGTGTGTTTACATACTCCTGTTTGTCAATGCTTTGCAGTTCGTGTTCTTTCTCAACAGTTTCATCTTTGGGCGTTTCCTCTCCTAaatgtgttttctttttttttaaactagcgAAGATTCCCGTGGTGAAAAACTTCTTAATCGGGGATATAATTTCTTCTTCAACATCCGGAATGGTTGGtgctggtgtgtctgtctcttcaGTAGGGATGACTTCCTCCTTGACTTCGTCCTTGGGTTCCTCATTGACTTCTTCCTTGGGTTCTGTCTTGGGTTCTTCCTTGACTTCTTCCTTGGGTTCCTCATTGACTTCTTCCTTGGGTTCTGTCTTGGGTTCTTCCTTGACTTCTTCCATGACTTCCTCCTTAGGTTCCTCCTTGGATTGTTTCATGGGTTGCTTGACCTGCTTGTGTATTTTTCCTGTCAGGAAAAAACGTTTAAATGGAGACATTTCCTCAACTATAGGAATGGGTGTGGGGGgggcctctccctctgcctgtgcCACTTCTTCAGGTGTTATTTCCTCCTTTGATTCTATCATTTCAGTGGTCTGTTCCTTGGTGGTTTCATTATGGAACTCTTCAAATGTGAGGTCCGTCATCGTAGGGTGAGAGGTAGAATCATCAGCCGGTTCCACTGGTGAATCAGCAACAACGTTGTTCGGTGCTTCGTCAATATTTGCTTCTATTGTATCATCTACAAGCTCTGGTGTATGGCCAACACATTCTTTTATCGTATCATCAGTCAGATCCTCAGGTGTGCTCTGCCCAGTATTCTCCTCAGCATTATCTATAGTGGTCTCCTCTGTATCCTTGCTGTCTTCGGGAGTACGTGCTTCGCCCTCTTCTTTCTTAGGGCTCACTTCTGGTATTGTGTCAGAGTCTTTTTTCAATGTGAATTTTAAACCAATTGAACTGAAGAACTTTTTAAAACTATCATTGACTTCATTCAATTTAACTTCTGTTTCAGTCTCATTTGTTGATGCTTCGTCGTCTACATCCGGTGATTCCTTGTCATCACTGTCTGTGTTTTCCAGAGGAGGTACCTCCTCTGTGAGAGTCTCTATCATCTCCGGAATGTCCTCTTTCTGAGAAACGATAGATGAATTTGCCTCATCAACTGTAATGAGAAACAAATATCCATTACTCAAAACAATTGCGGGCTAATTGCCTGATTCATATGAACAGCTAATAATTATAAACTACTTAACTCTTTACAGCCCCCTATAAAGCTTAATGTGAAGTGTTAACCAATATCATAACATTGTAAAAACTTGAGGAAACAATTGAACTCTTTATCAAGAAACCAAAAGCAAATTCTTtctcatacagacacacacaaactaacACTCTTCCAAACTGTGATGACTCACCCTCTGCAACGACTCCATCGTCACACAGGACATTGACCTCCTCAGTCTTGTCCTCTGCTTTTTCACTCAGTCCGGAGATCTGTCCATTCTTTTGGAGTAACTAAAATGGAGAAGGGAACATTTTAGATATaccagtgcatttggaaagtattcagactagaggtcgaccgattataatttttcaacgccgataccgattattggaggaccaaaaaaaaaagacgataccgattaatcggacaatttttatatatacatttgtaataatgacaattacaacaatactgtatgaacacttattttaacttattttaacttaatataaataaaatcaatttggtctcaaataaataatgaaacatgttcaatttggtttaaatcatgcaaaaacaaagtgttggagaagaaagtaaaagtacaatatgtgctatgtaaaaaagctaacgtttacgttccttgctcagaacatgagaacatatgaaagctgatggttccttttaacatgagtcttcaatattcccaggtaagaagttttaggttgtagttattataggactatttctctctataccatttgtatttcatataccattgactattggatgttctaataggtactttagtattgccagcctaatctcgggagttgataggcttgaagtcataaacagcgcaatgcttgaagcacagcgaagagctgctggcaaatgcacgaaagtgcagtttgaatgaatgcttactagcctgctgctgcctaccactgctcagtcagactgctctatcaaatcatagacttaattacaataacacacagaaatacgaaccttagttcattaatatggtcatatccggaaactataatttcgaaaacaaaacgtttattatttcagtgaaatacggaactgttacgtattttatctaacgggtggcatccctaagtctaaatattgcttcattgcacaaccttcaatattatgtcataattatgtaaaattctggcaaattaattacggtctttgttaggaagaaatggtcttcacacagttcgcaacgagccagacggcccaaactgctgcatataccctgactctgcttgcacagaacacaagaaaagtgacacaatttccctagttaattaaaataaattaatgttagcaggcaatattaactaaatatgcaggtttaaaaatatatacttgtgtattgatttttaaaaaggcattgatgtttatggttgggtacacattggtgcagtgCTTTTTctgcgaatgcgcttgttaaatcacccgtttggcgaagtaggctgtgattcaatgacaAAATAACAGGCACTgtatcgattatatgcaacgcaggacaagctagataaactagtagtatcatcaaccatgtgtagttaactagtgattatgttaagattgattgttttatataagatacgtttaatgctagctaacaccttaccttggctccttgctgcactcacataacaggtagtcagcctgtcacgcAGTCTCCTTATGGAGTGCAATGCAATCAGCCATaattggtgtccaaaaatgcagattaccgattgttatgaaaacttgaaatcggccctaattaatcggccattccgattagtCAGTCGGCCTTtaaattcagaccccttccccttttccacattttgttacgttacagccttattctaagaaAAAATAAGAATcccacacactgctcttgatagtatcactgctcttgatagtatcactgctctttaataagcttACATATCGGCCTCACAACCTTTGTCAGAGCTTTACATTgcagccttatactaaaatatatattttttaacatttcatcaatctacacacaataccacataatgtcagaggtgaaaacaggattttagaattttttgcaaatgtattaaaaataaaaaacagatgcagtccacctgtggtaaattcaattgattggacatgatttggaaaggcacacctgtctgtataaggtcctacagttaacaacgcatatcagagcaaaaaccaagccatgaggcca
Above is a genomic segment from Oncorhynchus gorbuscha isolate QuinsamMale2020 ecotype Even-year linkage group LG10, OgorEven_v1.0, whole genome shotgun sequence containing:
- the LOC124046693 gene encoding probable inactive protein kinase DDB_G0270444, coding for MGATESTRPEGSSKSEDGDTVANEESANNVQDGESIDAKLLQKNGQISGLSEKAEDKTEEVNVLCDDGVVAEVDEANSSIVSQKEDIPEMIETLTEEVPPLENTDSDDKESPDVDDEASTNETETEVKLNEVNDSFKKFFSSIGLKFTLKKDSDTIPEVSPKKEEGEARTPEDSKDTEETTIDNAEENTGQSTPEDLTDDTIKECVGHTPELVDDTIEANIDEAPNNVVADSPVEPADDSTSHPTMTDLTFEEFHNETTKEQTTEMIESKEEITPEEVAQAEGEAPPTPIPIVEEMSPFKRFFLTGKIHKQVKQPMKQSKEEPKEEVMEEVKEEPKTEPKEEVNEEPKEEVKEEPKTEPKEEVNEEPKDEVKEEVIPTEETDTPAPTIPDVEEEIISPIKKFFTTGIFASLKKKKTHLGEETPKDETVEKEHELQSIDKQEYVNTPEEAGLEQEQTKDEISPDVETIPVIEGKQNENEVQETGTDS